A portion of the Burkholderia pseudomultivorans genome contains these proteins:
- a CDS encoding flagellar brake protein — translation MNIETSTDPSLDAGHSGPDFARRNPLEIGVQLRNLVNRGDFLTVQYPGGQLVTRLLEVDVGARTFTFDWGALAEQNAGILAASHCTFSAAPEGVRVEFSTGTPRETRYEGLPAFVADFPDVLVCIQRREYFRVDAPVVDPYLCRGTLPSGESFVFEVHNLSLGGVGLRTADERVETLEVGTQLPGAELELNGHGKLSLDLQLVSQRSTQMPNGSRRYQLGFRFLSLPGSAENTLQRLITQLEMKRRSLARA, via the coding sequence ATGAATATCGAAACGTCGACGGATCCGAGCCTGGATGCAGGCCATTCCGGCCCCGACTTTGCCCGCCGCAATCCGCTGGAGATCGGCGTGCAGTTGCGCAACCTCGTGAACCGCGGCGATTTCCTGACCGTCCAGTATCCGGGCGGCCAGCTCGTCACGCGGCTGCTCGAGGTCGATGTCGGCGCGCGCACGTTCACGTTCGACTGGGGCGCGCTGGCCGAGCAGAACGCCGGCATCCTCGCCGCGTCGCACTGCACGTTCTCGGCCGCGCCGGAAGGCGTGCGCGTCGAATTCTCGACCGGCACGCCGCGCGAGACGCGCTACGAGGGGCTGCCCGCGTTCGTCGCCGATTTCCCCGACGTGCTGGTCTGCATCCAGCGCCGCGAATATTTCCGCGTCGACGCGCCGGTCGTCGATCCGTATCTGTGCCGCGGCACGCTGCCGAGCGGCGAAAGCTTCGTGTTCGAGGTGCACAACCTGTCGCTCGGCGGCGTCGGGCTGCGCACGGCCGACGAGCGCGTCGAGACGCTGGAGGTCGGCACGCAGCTGCCCGGTGCCGAGCTCGAGCTGAACGGCCATGGCAAGCTGTCGCTCGATCTGCAGCTCGTGTCGCAGCGCTCGACGCAGATGCCCAACGGCTCGCGGCGCTACCAGCTCGGCTTTCGCTTCCTGTCGCTGCCGGGCAGCGCGGAGAACACGCTGCAGCGGCTGATCACGCAACTCGAGATGAAGCGCCGCTCGCTCGCGCGGGCCTGA
- the flgJ gene encoding flagellar assembly peptidoglycan hydrolase FlgJ produces the protein MANSANLPGAGDLTQRFALDVQGFDALRAQVKQSPQGGAKLVAGQFDAMFTQMMLKSMRDATPDGGLFDSHTSKMYTSMLDQQLAQQMSSRGIGVADALMKQLMRNAGQGAGGGTAADLGAAGLGAAGFGESGNEGSLAAMNAMAKAYANAASNNGGLAGARGYTAGSALTPPLKGASGSPDADAFVDRLAAPAQAASAATGIPARFIVGQAALESGWGKREIRAADGSTSHNVFGIKATKGWTGRTVSALTTEYVNGTPRRVVAKFRAYDSYEHAMTDYANLLKNNPRYAGVLSASRSVEGFAHGLQKAGYATDPNYAKKLISIMQQIG, from the coding sequence ATGGCGAATTCGGCGAATCTTCCGGGCGCGGGCGACCTCACGCAGCGCTTCGCGCTCGACGTACAGGGCTTCGACGCGCTGCGCGCGCAGGTGAAGCAGTCGCCGCAGGGCGGCGCGAAGCTCGTCGCGGGCCAGTTCGACGCGATGTTCACGCAGATGATGCTGAAGAGCATGCGCGACGCGACGCCCGACGGCGGGCTGTTCGACTCGCATACGTCGAAGATGTACACGTCGATGCTCGACCAGCAGCTCGCGCAGCAGATGTCGTCGCGCGGAATCGGCGTCGCCGACGCGCTGATGAAGCAGCTGATGCGCAATGCGGGGCAGGGCGCGGGCGGCGGCACGGCGGCCGATCTCGGCGCGGCCGGGCTCGGCGCTGCCGGCTTCGGCGAGTCCGGCAACGAGGGCAGCCTCGCCGCGATGAACGCGATGGCGAAGGCCTATGCGAATGCCGCGTCGAACAACGGCGGCCTCGCGGGCGCGCGCGGCTATACGGCCGGCAGCGCGCTGACGCCGCCGCTGAAGGGCGCGAGCGGCTCGCCGGACGCGGACGCGTTCGTCGACCGGCTGGCGGCCCCCGCGCAGGCGGCGAGCGCGGCGACCGGCATCCCGGCGCGCTTCATCGTCGGGCAGGCGGCGCTCGAATCGGGCTGGGGCAAGCGCGAGATCCGCGCGGCCGACGGCTCGACCAGCCACAACGTATTCGGCATCAAGGCGACCAAGGGCTGGACCGGCCGCACGGTGTCGGCGCTGACGACCGAATACGTGAACGGCACGCCGCGCCGCGTCGTCGCGAAGTTCCGCGCGTACGATTCGTACGAGCACGCGATGACCGATTACGCGAACCTGCTGAAGAACAATCCGCGCTATGCTGGCGTGCTGAGCGCGAGCCGCAGCGTCGAGGGTTTCGCGCACGGGCTGCAGAAGGCAGGCTATGCGACCGACCCGAACTACGCGAAGAAGCTGATCTCGATCATGCAGCAGATCGGCTGA